The following is a genomic window from Ptiloglossa arizonensis isolate GNS036 chromosome 11, iyPtiAriz1_principal, whole genome shotgun sequence.
TATCGCTATCCGTTGGGTGTCTCTGCAGAGACGGAGCACAGAGATTCCATCGTTCTATTCTCCGAGTAGATTTTTTACTTCAACGGTAAAAtcccttcgatcgatcgatattacAATTGTTACGATTTCCTTACCTTGGGGACACCTTGCAAAAAAATTGGTCGGTCTACGTGTAACGTGATATGTATCGATATGTTCTGAAAGGACTGTGACTGATCCTACCTTGCTGCTCTCGTACACTAAAGTGTTCGTTCTGTTTGTCGAGGGAGTAACAAGAAATGAAGAAGATTTGCACGGTGGGAGCCACGGACGATGGTAAAAATATTGTTACACGTATGTACGCTTTGAAAATCGAGCGTGTCGAATGATTCGAGTTTCTTTTATCTTGTAGATGGAGCTTGATGTATAATTGTGTAGAGCTGCCTGATCAGCTTCCTGCCAGTCGTGAAACGCTAATCGCATGCAACACAACGAGAGCCACAAAATTCAGCCACGTCTACGCTTGTCAATGCATCCGAAGGACTTTCCTCTATGAAGCTCATGCCACTGGAAAGAAGCTGCACTTGTTTGGAGAAAACTGGCCCGACTCGTTCTTTCCTACGAATTCTCGTCATCGTTCGCCTTTCCAATTAATTTCACTCCGGTCGAATGACTCCAATGCACCTTCCTTCTTTCGTTCCTTCTACGTTTTGCCAGTTTTTGCCAGAAAATTACAAACTAAATTGCCAAACATATCCAGACAGCGCTAGAGACAAGTCTTCGGATAATTGCTAACATCTACGTTGGTctattcgttaaaaatgaatGTCGGTTCTCGAACCTGCTGTTTGTTCCGAGATTATTCCTCTTCGCTTATCGATCGATTAGTTCAACCGTCGAATAACGttaaaagaaaggaacgggcgATAAATTACGATACGTCGAGGATAATCGAAAAAAGAGATCTCACGGGGTTCCGCATCGTCCCCGTTTACCGCCATGTCCGTAACCGCTTTGTGAACGCGATACGTGTACGTCGATAGCATTTAATACGATCGGATCAATTTATAGCGTGTCACAGAAATCATTGTCCGGATGAAGAATTTCgtgcaacgaataaaagataaacaac
Proteins encoded in this region:
- the LOC143152792 gene encoding uncharacterized protein LOC143152792, encoding MYNCVELPDQLPASRETLIACNTTRATKFSHVYACQCIRRTFLYEAHATGKKLHLFGENWPDSFFPTNSRHRSPFQLISLRSNDSNAPSFFRSFYVLPVFARKLQTKLPNISRQR